TCTCTCTAAGGACGTCCAGTAGTTTATCTCTGACTTCTGAAACAGCCGCTGTAACGTCCTCAAAGTAGCTCAGAGGACGGATGTTGATGCTGGATGAGTCTGTAGACTCACTGAGTGGTGACAGTGAGGGGTAGTTGAGTAGAAACTGGTtgagatcctctgtgtgtgagagcttcttcagctcagcgtcgttccttttcagctcagtgatctcctgctccagcttctcctgaagctctttgactcgactcacttcagttctctgctgggaTCTGACCTGCTGCGTCACATCAGAGCTTCTTTTCTCAAAGAGACGGATCAGCTCAGTGaagatcttctcactgtcctccactgttttatcagcagagagattgatggcctccacctcctgatggagcagcttcacatctttctctctgtcctggattctctgctggatgtttagtcgactcccctccagctctctctgcctctcggtcctttctgctgcagctgagactgTGTCGTGGCCTTTGTGTTCATCCATTAAGCAGAGATAACAGATACACTGCTGATCAGTACGGCAGAAaatcttcatcacctcatcgtgaagagagcagatgttctcctggagcttGTTGGAGGGCTCCACcagcttgtgtttctttaatggaGGTACATCATAATGACGCTGAAggtgtttctcacagtaagaagccagacacaccagacaggACTTGAAGGCTTTCAGTCTCTTCCCAGTGCAGACATCACAGGCCacatcttcaggtccagcatagcagtgatcagcaggagcagcttggagtccagtcttcttcagctcctccactaAATCTGCTAACATGGTGTTTTTCACCAGAACAGGCCGGAGTATGAAGGTCTGTGCACAGTGAGGGCAGCTGTGGAGTTTCTTTCCATTCTCTTTATCCCAGTGGGCTTTAATACAGCTCATGCAGTAGCTGTGTCCACAGGGAATAGTCACCGCATCCTTCAGTAGATCCAGACAGATGGAACAAGAAAAGGTCTCCCGGTCCAGTTTAATTCTCTTTGGACCCATATCGACTTGTCACAGAGACTTTGAGAGTGTCGCTCTAGACCAGCTTACATCAAACTCTGTGCCTTTTCCTCTTCATTTGATTACCTCCAATGAATGGGGCTCTTCAGCTCTCGCCCTATCAAATTGGTTGGTTACACCCACATTCAAACATGAGTATCAGTGAGGGGGAGGGAACAAGACAAAAAGCTCCTGCATACCGGCAGGAGGGATTGTCTCGTAAAAATGTCACCATCTTTTTTAACATGTAGTGAAgattagaataaaaataatctaTTGACTTGTGGAGTTCTTTCAATGAGTTTCAGCTCAAAACCAGAACTGTTCTGATGTCGGCTAACTTTCAAATTCTACCAAGGACAGAGTCCCTTCTTTAGAGATTGTCTTAGGATGCCTTTGTGTAGAAGATAATACTAAATGTTAGAACTGATAGCATTTTGAAAACTGATgcttaatataatataaacatgacTGCCAAATGATTTCATACAATGGATAAAACAGGGCTGTATCTAAGATATCTACCACTGAGGACATGCTATCAATGTTGTTGTGGGGATTCAAAAATTAGTTGGAGgtaaaaatgtataaagattTATACAAATTCTACTCTTTGAGATTTTGAAGCTTAATGCTTGTTTTTTATCCGTATTAAGTATTAAATCCGAAAACGGAGACATATGCAAACAGACAAAAGTTGGTTTGCATATGTCTATACATATGGGCAGCTTCTTCAggccaaggaggaggaggcctaCAGAAGTGGGGACAGGAACCTGTACAACCAGGCTTTCAGCCAACGACCCTGTGTTAGTGTTGAGAGGCCTGCAGGACCTCATCAACTACAAGAGACCATCCCCCCCAAACTGTGGAGAATCCTCAACTAGCTGCATGACCCACGAGTCACCCAATGCAGGCAATGACAATAACAGCTTGTATGCCAGAGCACTTAGataataatatgaaatacaattgAGATGGTAACATGTCAATTAGACCCTCctgctgtctttttttgttacaGTAGCAGTATGCTGacactttcctgtttaataagTGTTTGATTTATCTACTTTCTAAGGTGTTTATTGCTTCTGTTGCATACGTTTCATACTAATGCCAATGGATGTAGCCCACAGAATAATAGTTATAATCCTAATTGCATTGTAGATTGATATTTTTGATAATATTAACTGATATATTGAGTTATTGTATTATCAATTGCCTGTCTACTGTAAACACTGATCATTTAAAGTCATTCAATTACATtaattttatatagcccaacatcacaaattataatctgtacacatacgacatacCTGTAcgaggacctcacatcggatcaggaagaaCTCCCAAAAAACTAACTTTAGTTTGTCCTCCTTCAACTTAAAGTCAGCCGTGTCGTTCTAACGCTTCCACCTACTGAAcatttaaagttttattttaagatggTGTTTTAATATTGACAGTATTCTTTCCAACCGTCAGTGAAACTTGAACCCTTTTACGGGTTTGATGAAGATAAGAAGTTTACGTGTGATTTTGGTTGGATTTTCAAACAAGTAAAGTTAATAAGTGCTAcagatctattttttttcatatcaATCACCAACAAAAAGCAGAATCAGCTGATCTGGTTCATTCATGTGCTTCTTGATTGGCGTCTGTTGTCTGCTACCGAGCAGGTAGTCTACAGGCTTCTCTTGAACAGCCTGTTAACGTCTCTCTCCAGAAGGGAGAGAGTCCTCGTTGGTGTCaggatgtctctttgtctttctcaaacacaggaggattcattcagagggttttacataCAAGTCGTTAGTGGAGTGAGGAGCTTCATGTTGGCAGTTGATCAATCAGAGCCCTtttcagacagaaacagagtCGTTTACTGAGAACTGCTGTTGGAGTTTCTCAGAGTACAGTCGTTTGGTTTCTCTCACCATCTCATTAAAGCTGTACTTTGATTCTTTAAACCTGTCTTTGTCCTCACTCCTAAAGGATTATTCTGTGTTCAATCTCAGCTGTGTGAGCTGGAACaaggttttatttatgtatttgtacattaaaacaaaaaattaatACACTATTGGGTTTATATACAATGTGTATTGTCTCCATTTTCAGATTGTGtcaaaaacaagatttaaaaacgtATCAGAATCAACCTTCAAAAACACGAGTAGAATTTatataaaaggtgttttgaactcctactgttgtttttttaaatcccacaACAATGTTGAGagaatttaattcaattcagtttattttatatagcccaatatcacaaattacaaatttgcctgagagtgctttacaatctgtacacatacgacatccctgtcccaggacctcacatcggatgaggaaaaactcccaaaaaaacctttcacagggaaaaaagggaagaaaccttcaggagagcaacagaggaggatccctctccccggatggacagaagcaatagatgtcatgtgtacagaatgaacagcgttacagagttacaacacattcaatgaatatgacaatgtatgaatatttagtagtaggcatggaccacgatccagacctccacgatccatgaaacagaagggggTAGAGGGgtcgcatcagcagggccatggcaggaggcatcagacacagccaggtccaattgACCccatgagacgtgaagtcacaaagactacgggggaggaagcagagttattaATGTGCAATAGAGAgacgtaaattcatccataaggagagagtgAAGAGGAGATAATAAGCCTATacgcctatagcagcatatctaggggctggaccagggctttaacttcctgatgttaaactcagacaaaactgaagttattttactcggccctgaacacctcagagatcaattatctggtgatgtggtttctgtagatggcattgccctggcatccaacaccactgtaaagaatctcagcgttatctttgaccgagacttgtcctttaactcccacgtgaagcaaatctcaaggactgcatttttccATCTacttaacattaaaaaaatcaggcacatcttgtctcaaaaagatgcagaaaagctggttcacgcgtttgttacttctagactagattatttcaactccttattatcaggctactctaataagtctcttaagtccctccagttgatccagaatgctgcagctcgtgtactcaccaaaactaagaaaagagatcacattactcctgtattagctgctctgcactggcttcctgtaaaatcaagaattacatttaaaattattctcctcacctacaaagccttgattggtgatgcaccttcatatcttaaccttttaaaccccaagctattttctaggtttctgctcgaaataacatacccaaactaaaaatgGTGTATCTCTACAACCAccaaggctatttgaataatgttggtgttataataaaggaaaaccatgtgtgcttctgttcagatgtgtaaatattattatatatgttactggttaagagtaaataaagatgaaagatagcaaaagttgaatttccaggttcgccgtggagaaaaaaagcaatttcaggatgattatctcttggaaggatgcacagcAAAGGTTATAAACCACAtaaatcatagcacaatatgggaccagtctctctgcaaagtttaactttgaaaaagtaaagtagaacaaagttagaggttttagtacagataaattaggcgaaatgggcatttgggaaatttgaattttctcatgtaccaaacaatatatttcacttgtatattacttatggtgttcaatacatccaaatatagcagtctttgttgattagaagaagaaaacaaaaagccaaagataagcaacatttgtgactgtaaagcgctgaaacgattcatgttgctgtgttctttggctcatatctcggagATGCTTTGGTTCATAAGgatttgtaaaatatatttagaatctgtgtggagtcctcttgctctttgctatctggctttttctgatagcaccgagctacaggttgctagttccggaaacgtgctgagtgggctgactcctgactaaatgatgattatgatattttcagaattctttcagttggtgtttgagttgtgtggaaatggcttactgattcttgtagcccacgttctcttgtttaatttgatgtatcacatcaatatatttgctcaagTTTATTGTAATATCTTACACAGtataactataatgtgtaaattgcCCCCCTATTGGGTGCcataaggagcttgtagtaccatactgccccactagagagctgtgctcaatAAATGCAGtgctcatttaagagtagactttcctctttaatagtgcttatagttagggctgaatcaggtttgccctggtccagccccttgatatgctgctataggcttataggctgcggggggatgttttaggatacactgagcacctatctcatcttctctctccttatggatgaatttacatctctccattgcaccttattaactctgcttcctccccggagtctttgtgacttcacgtctcatacgacctggctgtgtctgatgcttcttgcctggtgagccggcctcctgtcttggccctgctgatcatttaatttaaaagcgTCCTTTTATCTCTTCACAACTAAAAGTTTTGAATTCACACTCAAACTTTTTATCTTCAAAAAACACTTACAAGTTCCAGTTTCACTGACGGTTGTAAAGAATACTACACAGACCCAAACATGACCAAGATATTATTAGAAAggtttttaagtgtgtgtgatcGATCATTTGTAGACAAACAAACTCTTGGTTGTAAAAAGCAACAAGTGATATCAAACTCTGCTCATTTCTCTGCGGCAAAGATGTTTTAGTGAGGAAAGTTTAAGTACAGAGACTGACTGATGAATGCTCTTCTGCTCTTAACATAAACTCTGTACTTTGTGGTGGAGGAAAACTGGCTCAGTTATTCTCTCATATTAatagtttcatattttatacatCAGCTTTGTATGAAACTCTGAaatgaagacaagaagaaaatactttgttcatgtttgtttattcatcatttaaacattcagtttgttttcacaTCCCATCAGTAAAGTTTGTTAAATGACTCTTGATCAATGAGTTTACAAAGTGAAGATAACTAACATATCTTTGACAAATGAAGGTCTGGTGCTTTCTCTGTTAAGAAACATGCATTggaagagaaacaacaacagaaaagcaTCAACGCAAATATTCATCAGACATTTCGAGCTCAGAGAAGTTTAAATATCAGTTCAGGTAAACAAACGTCATCATGAGCACTGAGAGCCTCTATGACTAAACAGAACCAGGAAggagcgccacctacaggaaGTCAAACATGTAGAAACGCCTCAACATTCAGCTCTCAGACACAAGCATGGAGACTAAATGACTTCTGTCTATTGTCGTTTACACAACTCAGCAGTGTCTCCAGAGGAATAAAGAAGCCAAAGTCCAGCATAGAGAGGCCGAGTgaatgtggtctggactctgtggaggagagtcatggtttcagagacgctgtagaaggacagaatacctgctctgtgatccaggtacacTCCTATTCTGGAGGACTGAGGACCAGAGACGCGAGTGTGGACTTTGTTGTTCCGAAAGATATAACCATTTTTGTGACATCTTAATGCCCAAGATTTGTCATTCCATCCAAATCCTGAATCGTCCCATTCCCCTTTTCTGTTGATATCCTTGTATGCAACGACCACATCAacttctcctctccactccacctcccagtaacaacgtccagtcagactctctctacTCAGGACCTGATTACATCCAGTGAATCTTTCTGGGTGACTAAAATACGACTGAAGTTGACTCATTGATGTTGCTTTTCTGTTCCCATCAGATACTGACAGCTgtctgtttgctgtgtttggatccagtGTAATTTCACATGAATGCTTTAAGAATCCATCTCTGGTCGTGGGCTCTGGTTGTGACAGTAAAACATCCACTTCAGTCACCGTCAGTGAGACGTTTGTCCATTTCTCTCTAAGGACGTCCAGTAGTTTATCTCTGACTTCTGAAACAGCCGCTGTCACGTCCTCAAAGTAGCTCAGAGGACGAATGATGACGCTGAATGAGTCTGTAGACTCACTGAGTGGTGACAGTGAGGGGTGGTTGTGGAGAAACTGGTtgagatcctctgtgtgtgagagcttcttcagctcagcgtcgttcctcttcagctcagtgatctcctgctccagcttctcctgaagctctttgactcgactcacttcagttctctgctgggatctgacctgctgcttcacatcagaGCTTCTTTTCTCAAAGAGACGGATCAGCTCAGTGaagatcttctcactgtcctccactgttttatcagcagagagattgatggcctccacctcctgatggagcagcttcacatctttctctctgtcctggattctctgctggatgtttagtcgactcccctccagctctctctgcctctcggtctttgctgctgcagctgagactgTGTCGTGGCCTTTGTGTTCATCCATTAAGCAGAGATAACAGATACACTGCTGATCAGTACGGCAGAAaatcttcatcacctcatcgTGACGCgagcagatgttctcctggagcttGTTGGAGGGGTCCACCAGCTTGTGATTTTGAAAGGCAGGAGAAATAAAATGAGCCTGAAggtgtttctcacagtaagaGATCAGACATATCAGACAGGACTTGAAGGCTTTCAGTCTCTTCCCAGTGCAGACATCACAGGCCacatcttcaggtccagcatagcagtgatcagcaggagcagcttggagtccagtcttcttcagctcctccactaAATCTGCTAACATGGTGTTTTTCACCAGGACAGGCCTCGGTGTGAAGGTCTGCCTACACTGAGGGCAGCTGTGGAGtttcttctcgtcctctttATCCCAGTGGGCTTTAATACAGCTCATACAGTAGCTGTGTCCACAGGGAATAGTCACCGGATCCTTCAGTAGATACAGACAGATGGAACAAGAGAAGGTCTCCTGGTCCAGTTGAACTTCTTTCTGCGCCATTTTGTCCTTGTGGCAGAGACAGAGTTTGAAtgaaaaatctcttttttttgttcccgttcatCCACTAATCTTCACTGAATGAGGTTTCTGCTCCAAACAAGGCAACATGTGCTCAGAGTGGAGCTGCATGTGTTTTataggaagaggaaaagggaggagtTATCCAGCTTTCATGTGATTGGACAACCGCAAGATTGGGAGGGAGCCCGGTGAGAGGTCGGTCCGTTCTTAATAAAGTATCATTAAGTACACAAGCAAAGTTTGttatgggtaaaaaaaaactaactatttataaaacagttaaaaaacTTACGAAAGGAGAATGAGTGAAtaaaagagacagaggaaacTAATTATAGTAGGTACAGAAAGTGGTAACATAGTTTATTTATAAATTTATAAACCATATAATTACAATCTTAATTCTGAGTTTTGCatttgttgttatgttgtttgtCAAAAAAAGGCAAtcatttaaagattttttttttttaaaaaacaggaatAAAATTGATAGTGAAATAAAATCAAAAGATCGTTggaatatatatgtacattttatAGAAGATCAAACACAATGCAagcagtgtttttatttcacaatctGCATTGTCACGGATAAAAAGTGATTCTTAATATTTTGTAGAAGTCAATGAcaaaaatatttcataaaaaagtTGAatctgcaactccttattatcaggctgctctaataagtctcttgagtccctccagttgatccagaatgctgcagctcgtgtactcacaaaaactaagaaaagagatcacatgactcctgtatgagctgctctgcactggctcgctgtaaaatcaagaatcacatttaaagttcttctcctcacctacaaagccttgattggtgatgcaccatcatatcttaaggagcgtGTAgtccatattgccccactagagagctgcgctcattaaatgtggggctacttgtggttcctagagtctttaaaaagtaggatgggagccaaagccttcagttatcaagctcctcttttatggaaccagcttccactttcagtccgggaggcagacacagtcacctcatttattaatagacttaagactttcctctttaatagtgcttatagttagggctgaatcaggtttgccctggtccagccccttgatatgctgctataggcttataggttttaggatacactgagctcctatctcctcttctctctctacttatggatgaatttacatctctccattgcaccttactaactctgcttcctccccgtagtctttgtgacttcacgtctcatggGGTCCATtagacctggctgtgtctgatgcctcctgcctggtggtccggactcctgccatggccctgctgatgcgtcccctctacctccttctgtttcatggattgtggaggtctggattgtggtccatgcctactactaagtattcatacattgtcatattcattgaatgtgtttatgtaactctgtaatgctgttcatctgtacacatgacatctattgcatctgtcaatccggggagagggatcctcctctgttgctctcctgaaggtttcttccctgttTCCCCTGTAGaaggtttttttcagttttttgggaatttttcctgatccgatgtgaggtcctgggacagggatgtcgtatgtgtacagattgtaaagccctctcaggcaaatattgggctaaataaaataaactgaattgaattgaacattgcatttaattaaattgaattcTCTCAACAAGTTtgtgggatttaaaaaaaaataagaataggAGTTTAAAACACCTTTTATATAAATTCTACTCGTGTTTTTGAAGGTTGATTCTgatacttttttaaatcttgtttttgaCACAATCTGAAAATGGAGACAATACACATTGTATATAAACCcaataatgtataaatatttttttttttaaatgtacaaatacataaatgaaacCTTGTTCAATCTCACACAGCTGAGATTGAACACAGAATAATCCTTTAGGAGTGAGGACAAAGACAGGTTTAAAGAATCAAAGTACAGCTTTAATGAGACGGTGAGAGAAACCGAACGACTGTACTCTGAGAAACTCCAACAGCAGTTCTCAGTAAAcgactctgcttctgtctgaaaAGATCTCTGATTGATCAACTGCCAACATGAAGCTCCTCACTCCACTAACGACTTGtatgtaaaaccctctgaatgaatcctcctgtgtttgagaaagacaaagagacatcctGACACCAACGAGGACTCTCTCCCTCCTGGAGAGGGACGTTAACAGGCTGTTCAAGAGAAGCCTGTAGACTACCTGCTCGGCAGCAGACAACAGACGCCAATCAAGAAGCACATGAATGAACCAGATCAGCTGATTCTGCTGTTTGTTGGTGATTGATAATACGGACGCATCCCCACGGCTAACAGTTCAATGTTCGGGCTACAGAATTGTGCCTTTACACAAACATGGTCGGGATTGCACCACTTCTCGTTCACGGCGCCGTCTTAATTGAATCACTGGCATCTTTAATTCAGTGTCTGTAGTACCACTCTACTCGCAGACCAGAAACTGATGCTAATGATAATCTCAAGTACCATGAGAAAGATGGCAGAGAAGAAcagatttaaatttaaacaacattttgtcTAGTTGTAAAAACGTTATAACTCACTGGCTAAAAGACAGAAAATTAGTAGTGTGTATCACAAACTCTCCATTAAATGTGAACTGTGTGTTGGAAACCAAGTCGTCTGAAGGATACAGTGATGACATCGACAACACAATCTTTCACAAAGATGCTTTAATCATCCTTGGTTAAGAAATTCaagacaaaaatgtattttttaaaattaggACCAAATATCTGAATCAGGATGAATAAATAACCATTGGCAACGTCGGCGTTAAAATGTTTGAGCATGTTGAGATTAGAAAACAAACCCAGATAACTGAGAGCTTCTGAGGAAATGAACCTAAAGAGTTGTTTTTGTGCCATTAACTATTATAATTGTCGCTTATTAGGACGTGAAGTACATTGTTCGGctacattaaatgtaaatagATTCTATAGATGCACGTTGGACCTTGTGAATAAACATAACTTTACTGTGAAATCAACATCCAGGAGGAAAACTGACTCAGTTATATTCCAATTattagttttatattttatacatcAGCTTTGTATTAAACCATGAAATGAAGACAATAAGAAaattatttgttcatgtttgtttattcttcatgTAACCAATCAGTTTTTTCTCACATCCCATTATTAAAGTCTGTTAAATGACTCTTGATCAATGATTTCAAGGACAGATTCACTTCATCCTCACAATCAATCAGTTCGACCTAACCCGAGaatgtttgactgacagctgatctcAGTGCAGTGAAGAACTCAACAATCTGCGACAAACATGGAGACTAAATGAGTTCAAGAGTTCAAACAGACTTCAACCCTTAAATAAATTCTCTATTTTAATTTACACAACTCAGCAGTGGATCCAGACATGTTAAAAAATTCAATCCAgcatagagaggctgagtgaatgTAGTCTGGACTCTGTGGACGAGAGTCATGGTTTTAGAGAcgctgtagaaggacagaatacctgctctgtgatccaggtacacTCCAACAATGGAAGACTGAGGACCAGAGACGGGAGTTTGGACTTTGTTGTACCAAAAATtacaacattttctttcacatcGTAATGCCCAAGATCTGTCATTCCATCCAAATCCTGAATCGTCCCATTCCCCTTTTCTGTTGATATCCTTGTATGCAACGGCAACTTCAACTCCTCttctccactccacctcccagtaacaacgtccagtcagactctctctacTCAGGACTTGATGACATTCACTGAATCTTTCTGGGTGACTAGAATAAGACTGTTGTTCACTCATAAATGTAGCTTTTCTGTCCCCATCAGATAATAacagctctgtgtgtgctgtgtttggatccagtGTGAGTTCCCGTGAATACTCTAAGAATCCATCTCTGGTCGTGGGCTCTGGTAGTGACGGTAAAACATTCACTTCAGTCACCGTCAGTGAGACGTTTGtccatttctctctcaggaCGTCCAGTAGTTTATCTCTGACTTCTGAAACAGCCGCTGTCACGTCCTCAAAGTAGCTCAGAGGACGGATGTTGATGCTGGATGAGTCTGTAGACTCACTGAGTGGTGACAGTGAAGAGTAGTTGTGGAGAAACTGGTtgagatcctctgtgtgtgagagcttcttcagctcagcgtcgttcctcttcagctcagtgatctcctgctccagcttctcctgaagctctttgactcgactcacttcagttctctgctgggaTCTGACCTGCTGCGTCACATCAGAGCTTCTTTTCTCAAAGAGACGGATCAGCTCAGTGAAGATCTTCTCACTGTTCCCCactgttttatcagcagagagattgatggcctccacctcctgatggagcagtttcacatctttctctctgtcctggattctctgctggatgtttagtcgactcccctccagctctctctgcctctcggtcctttctgctgcagctgagactgTGTCATGGCCTTTGTGTTCATCCATTAAGCAGAGATAACAGATACACTGCTGATCAGTACGGCAGAAaatcttcatcacctcatcgtgaagagagcagatgttctcctggagcttGTTGGAGGGGTCCACCAGCTTGTGTTTCTTAAAGGCAGGAGAAATAAAATGAGGCTGAAGGTGTTTCTTACAGTAAGAGATCAGACAGAAGAGACAGGACTTGAAGGCTTTCAGTCTCTTCCCAGTGCAGACATCACAGGCCacatcttcaggtccagcatagcagtgatcagcaggagcagcttggagTTCAGTCTCCTCCACTAAATCTGCTAGCATGGTGTTTTTCACCAGGACAGGCCTCGCTGTGAAGGTCTGCCTACACTGAGGGCAGCTGTGGAGtttcttctcatcctctttATCCCAGTGGGCTTTAATACAGCTCATGCAGTAGCTGTGTCCACAGGGAATAGTCACCGCATCCTTCAGTAGATCCAGACAGATGGAACAAGAAAAGGTCTCCTGCTCCAGTTTAATTCTCTTTGGACCCATATCGACTTGTCACAGAGACTTTGAGAGTGTTGCTCTAGACCAGCTTACATCAAACTCTGTGCCTTTTCCTCTTCATTTGAGTACCTCCAATGAATGGGGCTCTTCAGCTCCCGCCCTATCAAATTGGTTGGTTACACCCACATTCAAACATGAGTATCAGTGATGGGGAGGGAACAAGACGAAAAGCTCCTGCATACCGGCAGGAGGGATTGTCTCGTAAAAGTTTCACCATCTTTTATAACATGTAGTGAAgattagaataaaaataatctaTTGACTTGTGGAGTTCTTTCAATGAGTTTCAGC
This Cyclopterus lumpus isolate fCycLum1 chromosome 17, fCycLum1.pri, whole genome shotgun sequence DNA region includes the following protein-coding sequences:
- the LOC117746524 gene encoding tripartite motif-containing protein 16-like, whose translation is MGPKRIKLDRETFSCSICLDLLKDAVTIPCGHSYCMSCIKAHWDKENGKKLHSCPHCAQTFILRPVLVKNTMLADLVEELKKTGLQAAPADHCYAGPEDVACDVCTGKRLKAFKSCLVCLASYCEKHLQRHYDVPPLKKHKLVEPSNKLQENICSLHDEVMKIFCRTDQQCICYLCLMDEHKGHDTVSAAAERTERQRELEGSRLNIQQRIQDREKDVKLLHQEVEAINLSADKTVEDSEKIFTELIRLFEKRSSDVTQQVRSQQRTEVSRVKELQEKLEQEITELKRNDAELKKLSHTEDLNQFLLNYPSLSPLSESTDSSSINIRPLSYFEDVTAAVSEVRDKLLDVLREKWTNVSPMPTEVDVLLSQPEPTTRDGFLEYSRELTLDPNTAHRWLSLFGGNRNATLMKEQQFYFSHPERFSGCWQVLSRESLTGRCYWEVEWRRGVDVAVAYKDINRKGEYDDSGFGLNDKSWALRCERKFCNFWYNKVQFPVSGRGSYRLGVYLDHSAGILSFYSVSKTMTLVHRVQTTFTQPLYAGLNFFNMSGSTAELCKLK